A stretch of Streptococcus chenjunshii DNA encodes these proteins:
- a CDS encoding non-ribosomal peptide synthetase/type I polyketide synthase, with protein MELRDLLYKISDYVKVPSEKIDLDKPFMEMGFDSQTLVQFVGKLEQELNVKLDMAALIDYPTVNKFYKYLNECIENREAVNVLNKKTVRKEKIAITGMACKFPGANNIDEFFNNLKNQTLSVKPYPEERKKLCPEISPKENKKIYDGGYIDDIEVFDNVYFNMSETEAANIDPQQRILLQEIVHALEDADITEKDIQNTEIGVFVGASNTDYLRTVISNEKDINAIVGNSMAMLSNRMSFFFDFKGPSMTIDTACSSSLVAVNEAIESINRGECEVAVAAGVNIILDAELNRAMGEAGMLSPDGLCQTFDEKANGYVRGEGVGVLILKRLTAAEDRGDRIYATIIGKAINQDGRSASLTAPNKNMQVELLKKSAADAGLSTSEIRYIETHGTGTFLGDYIEVSAIDEAINQDLRRKHPLLLGAVKTNIGHLESAAGVASLIKTALCLFYGELVPTKSIDKINDKLELEQKNIHIVQETVKIKDKQFICGVSSFGFGGTNCNVILEKYNSTVKKQEYSNKENYVLPLSDVSQDALYRKIKRFHNFVQDYNGSLNDIEYAMTQRTNLRKYRTGYIVKDKDDLLKKLARALKIPEKNEEIKNNSRVSLIFSGQGTQWIGMGRQLSQFPAYREMFEKCVEKFKEIGQCDLNEIIASNNEDILQDSYFAQPAIFAIQVSIAHLLKEMGVHYDLVCGHSLGEVAAAFTSGSLSLNAAVKIIHSRSTILRRFTGKGKMLSVSLSEEKASEYLTGYENTSIGVINSVDSVVISGINDEVARLKEAFQANNISCQYLPVNYAFHYVGLEPFKEEFIEKTGKIKSKPTNIEFVSTVTGNSLNSKKLDANYWADNMRNTVRFADAAAYIANKSDIIIEIAPSSALMFYLFKYKKSSKVSLISTQQKKTSPDKALLDATIDLFNLGIDINWNALNITKGNRVHLPKYSFAQNKIWAKVEEDVITPELPTVQKTFTKDEIEEFITDLISSVTYESISITSESEIADLDIDSLKLFQLNSKINTQFDIALKITDLSTLKTVGDLILKINSYLQKNRKIQDTDKVLDTDIQKLVTDGQAAIIRDQLLNKTSNKYNMAAAWKMGTEFDAEKWKLACEAVIQKHVALNLRFSVDGQQIVQTESTSNVEVQIADFSHIDDIDGYINEVLNQPFDLEKETVRVVLGAKANDWYFGLSIHHSVIDGVSIFFLLKEIIAAYKQLQSGIPLTLEKDKTYFNYQKHELSVKESDQYEIATNKLKKDLAGCELAEDFGVFSNPDRTKSSSSEKYLQIDSRLFEKLKNFSKAYGYTLFETLYSIYQLLYYKLNNDNNFITCTYSSGRENATYYDTIGYLVKNILVSSQINPQETINDFIKGTREKLFEAYDYPAGVPLNYLKNVSLETRKNLSHVFAYEKTIGEVNSAPVFMNGDDKENIFTVDGMNFEKMNIGCLDSQYNLVFMLEECSDKVIVKCQFKDAVYEDKAIEVLLDSYETLLESILTKPKLPIKDHSISKNIPANETSVEMQGIKYHQYLEYFAEKLPEKLAVSYDGENISYAELNRRSNILAKKLIQYTQGKNIAVGVAVEKSQVFLTSIFAIMKAGAYYVPLDKNYPRERLQYIVDNSGMKFLVSDGTFDDMGLDYSKVTVVSPVITDEVSSNLTVNNGLASTAYMIYTSGTTGRPKGVKVTHAGVENVVKEQERLFNVNSKDRVTFFASVCFDASVFDILMAIGHGATLVFSSREKMGTGVRLHGFLKDEQITVTTLPSSVLASMENENLPDLRVIVTAGEPCTDDIKNNWCIDHEFYNAYGVTEATIWNTTSKCDVNKKVMIGKPIANTDLRIVNQDGNFCPKGVTGELLIGGISLAEGYAGLKELNEKRFIYIEGNRFYRTGDLVRLDYSGEIDYVARADNQVKIHGYRIELEEIEKVIQNLSKVKNAIVLLIQKGNDKQLVSYVEPKPQENLSEQNLRNDLEPILPHYMIPDKVFLTEYMPLTQNGKIDRERLKQQALEESQNRNVILPATPKEVAVVAVLQKYVENDEISMTDTLLELGIDSINIYNLMVDIEKEFGVDLKIEDLLKNISVSALCQIIYDENNQSNLILQKKPQDVPTRLSEKQKGIWIASQLKKETREYNIPIALKLTGTLDKSALNKALNKIVERHNILHTRYYLSGDDILCDLDDNFSFEIPVENISELTTEQKHLKIQREITAMKLVNLRPDEYPLFKVKLLQATADEHYFLFTIHHFIADGWSFKIIFTELKHYYNFYRTGTNFEEEPLEYQYEDIGYTEYIKHDEELDKKRETYWQNKFENENSILSMPEDYPRPLVMDHVGRNVYTIINSRKYAEVEKFAQQHGITVFSFMTSILGILLRRYSGKESINIGFPMLGRDNKYSQKMIGMFIDTTVAKLNVDPNLNFKEYLNTVANEIISSMDMGEIGLNRIVEAANPPRSSDNTQLFQVLINMIDFNIDVNGLDGLTLDVIEDDVQEAKYDFTFYLTENTDGLQIRLNYYSSVYSQETAQLILNQYVWLIETIIEDASRRVGEYRLAKKIAFSEGMMTKNCNDSNLLAYTALENITNNSEGLNFEYRNKVYHSRDIQEQATQIFEELKNRNVPKGCVIAISGLREPRMIAAILAVLKCESLFTIIDSQWPKGKIDEALQATNSSYFIDLMDRETKVLEVQSQKVQYSLNDSSYIAMTSGTTGKPKAILGSNSTVNHFIDWEIHHFDLNSNDRFAILSGISHDPILRDIFVPLTLGASLVFPDESELVQNDLFRYLKESNISVANITPSLAEAIILGAKRHPNKKLSHLRFLFFGGERLRKSTVQALKKIAPNCRIVNYYGTTETPQGMSFIEYSEEALNSLGEYLPIGPGIDDVKIVLTDESGEEVSIGEIGTVHVCTKYLAKGYLTENSNQITPFSSQSNIYNTGDLGRYRLDDSIDILGRKDGQIKRYGQRIELGEIESAVTRYGDVDYAKALFYKDNIYVFVTTVNEFDEQKCKDSLLNYLPVYMIPSRIITIPSIPLTRNGKIDSRQLEKLIDNTSALVVDKQVLSETEKMVKTAWEEVLELHMIPSDKAFFEVGGTSMKLLTLQQNLEEQFQREIPITVLFNNPTIRALSKYLDKDKKQAESNIQSAFEEAQQRRKKATLFMKHNAKRN; from the coding sequence ATGGAGCTAAGAGATTTACTTTATAAAATTTCAGACTATGTAAAGGTACCTAGTGAAAAAATCGATTTGGATAAACCATTTATGGAAATGGGCTTTGATTCTCAAACATTGGTTCAGTTTGTTGGTAAATTAGAACAAGAGTTAAATGTTAAACTAGATATGGCAGCATTGATCGATTATCCTACCGTTAACAAATTTTATAAATACTTGAATGAATGTATTGAAAATAGAGAAGCAGTTAATGTATTAAACAAAAAAACCGTTAGAAAAGAAAAGATAGCAATAACGGGAATGGCTTGCAAATTTCCAGGAGCTAATAATATTGATGAATTTTTCAATAATTTAAAAAATCAGACATTAAGCGTTAAGCCATATCCAGAAGAAAGAAAAAAATTATGTCCAGAAATCTCGCCTAAAGAAAACAAAAAAATATATGATGGTGGGTATATTGATGACATAGAAGTATTCGATAATGTATATTTTAACATGTCTGAAACGGAAGCAGCTAATATTGATCCTCAGCAAAGAATACTCTTGCAAGAGATTGTACATGCACTTGAGGATGCTGATATTACTGAAAAAGATATTCAAAACACGGAAATAGGAGTCTTTGTAGGAGCTTCAAATACTGATTACTTACGAACAGTTATTTCAAATGAGAAAGACATTAATGCGATTGTGGGAAATTCTATGGCAATGTTATCAAACAGAATGTCCTTCTTTTTTGATTTTAAAGGGCCAAGTATGACAATAGATACAGCTTGCTCGTCATCTTTGGTTGCTGTAAATGAAGCAATAGAAAGTATCAATAGAGGAGAATGTGAAGTAGCAGTTGCAGCAGGCGTCAATATCATTCTTGATGCTGAACTCAATAGAGCTATGGGAGAAGCTGGGATGCTTTCACCGGATGGTTTGTGTCAAACCTTTGATGAAAAGGCAAATGGTTATGTACGCGGAGAAGGCGTCGGGGTTTTAATCCTTAAACGTCTTACTGCTGCAGAAGATAGAGGTGATAGAATTTATGCGACAATAATTGGGAAGGCAATAAATCAAGATGGGCGTTCTGCTTCATTAACTGCTCCTAATAAAAATATGCAGGTTGAATTGCTTAAAAAATCTGCTGCCGATGCTGGGCTCTCAACATCTGAAATACGATATATTGAAACACATGGTACAGGTACTTTTTTAGGAGACTATATTGAAGTTTCTGCGATTGATGAGGCCATTAACCAAGATTTACGACGCAAGCATCCTCTTCTTCTTGGTGCAGTGAAAACAAATATCGGACACTTGGAAAGCGCTGCTGGAGTTGCATCGTTGATTAAAACGGCGTTATGTCTATTTTATGGTGAACTTGTTCCAACAAAAAGTATTGATAAAATAAATGACAAACTGGAACTAGAACAAAAAAATATACACATTGTTCAAGAGACTGTAAAGATTAAAGATAAACAATTTATATGTGGAGTCAGTTCTTTTGGATTTGGTGGTACCAATTGTAATGTTATTCTTGAAAAATACAATAGTACAGTAAAGAAACAAGAATATAGTAATAAAGAAAACTATGTGTTACCTTTATCTGATGTAAGCCAAGATGCGCTTTATAGAAAAATTAAAAGATTTCATAATTTCGTTCAGGACTATAATGGTTCTTTAAATGATATTGAGTATGCGATGACTCAAAGAACAAACTTGAGAAAATATCGAACTGGATATATCGTAAAAGATAAAGATGACTTACTTAAGAAACTTGCTAGAGCTCTTAAGATTCCTGAAAAAAATGAAGAAATAAAAAACAATAGTAGAGTATCTTTAATCTTTTCTGGTCAAGGAACTCAATGGATTGGAATGGGGCGTCAGCTTAGTCAATTTCCTGCATATCGAGAAATGTTTGAGAAATGTGTAGAAAAATTTAAAGAGATTGGTCAATGTGATTTAAATGAAATTATTGCTAGCAATAATGAAGACATCTTACAGGATTCTTACTTTGCCCAACCCGCTATTTTTGCTATTCAAGTTTCTATAGCTCATTTGTTAAAAGAAATGGGAGTTCACTATGACCTAGTTTGCGGACATAGTCTTGGTGAAGTAGCTGCGGCATTTACTAGCGGTTCACTATCTCTCAATGCAGCAGTTAAAATTATTCATTCTCGGAGTACTATTCTCAGACGATTTACAGGAAAAGGTAAAATGTTGTCTGTATCATTAAGCGAAGAGAAAGCTTCTGAATATCTGACAGGCTATGAAAACACCTCTATTGGTGTCATTAATTCGGTTGATTCTGTGGTTATTTCTGGTATTAATGATGAAGTCGCCAGACTTAAGGAAGCATTCCAAGCTAATAATATTAGCTGCCAATATTTACCTGTTAATTATGCCTTCCATTATGTAGGATTAGAACCATTTAAGGAAGAATTTATTGAAAAAACAGGTAAAATTAAAAGCAAACCAACAAATATCGAGTTTGTCTCAACAGTAACGGGGAATTCCCTTAATTCAAAAAAATTAGATGCAAACTATTGGGCGGACAATATGAGAAATACAGTGCGATTTGCTGATGCAGCTGCCTATATTGCAAATAAAAGTGACATTATTATTGAAATTGCTCCTTCTTCGGCTTTGATGTTTTACCTTTTCAAATATAAAAAATCGTCCAAGGTTAGCCTTATCTCAACACAGCAGAAAAAAACATCACCAGATAAAGCCTTGTTAGATGCAACTATTGATTTGTTTAATTTAGGAATAGATATTAATTGGAATGCTTTAAACATTACAAAAGGCAATAGAGTTCACCTTCCAAAATATTCATTTGCCCAAAATAAAATATGGGCTAAAGTTGAGGAAGATGTTATTACACCTGAACTTCCAACAGTCCAAAAGACTTTTACAAAAGACGAGATTGAAGAATTTATAACTGATTTAATCTCTTCAGTTACTTATGAATCGATAAGTATAACATCTGAAAGTGAAATTGCTGATTTAGATATTGATTCACTCAAGCTATTTCAACTAAATTCTAAAATTAACACACAATTTGATATTGCACTTAAAATAACTGATTTAAGCACATTAAAAACAGTTGGAGATCTGATATTAAAGATTAATAGCTATCTTCAAAAGAACAGAAAGATTCAAGATACTGATAAAGTATTAGATACAGATATTCAAAAGTTAGTTACAGATGGGCAAGCAGCTATTATACGTGATCAATTATTAAATAAAACAAGTAATAAGTACAATATGGCTGCTGCTTGGAAAATGGGAACAGAATTTGATGCAGAAAAGTGGAAATTGGCTTGTGAAGCTGTTATCCAAAAGCATGTAGCATTAAATCTAAGGTTTTCTGTGGATGGTCAGCAGATTGTTCAAACAGAATCCACATCTAATGTTGAAGTACAGATAGCAGACTTTTCACACATTGATGATATTGATGGATATATTAATGAGGTGTTGAATCAGCCATTTGATTTAGAAAAAGAAACTGTACGTGTGGTTTTAGGAGCAAAAGCAAATGACTGGTATTTTGGTTTATCTATTCATCATAGTGTCATTGATGGCGTTTCGATTTTCTTCCTATTAAAAGAAATTATTGCTGCATATAAGCAATTACAAAGTGGGATTCCTCTTACTTTGGAGAAAGATAAAACATACTTTAATTATCAAAAACACGAGCTATCTGTAAAAGAGTCTGATCAGTATGAAATTGCAACAAATAAGTTGAAAAAGGACTTAGCTGGGTGTGAGTTGGCAGAAGATTTTGGAGTTTTTTCGAATCCAGATCGTACAAAATCCAGTAGCTCAGAAAAGTATTTACAAATTGATAGTAGACTTTTTGAAAAGTTAAAGAATTTCAGTAAAGCATATGGCTATACGCTTTTTGAAACTTTATATAGTATTTATCAGCTTCTTTATTATAAGCTCAACAATGATAACAATTTTATTACATGTACCTATAGCTCTGGACGAGAAAATGCAACATACTATGATACAATTGGTTATCTTGTCAAAAACATTCTTGTTTCTAGCCAAATTAATCCACAAGAAACGATTAATGATTTTATTAAAGGAACACGTGAAAAATTATTTGAAGCATATGATTATCCTGCAGGTGTACCATTAAATTATTTAAAAAATGTTAGTTTAGAAACAAGGAAAAATCTCTCCCATGTTTTTGCATATGAAAAAACAATTGGAGAAGTTAATAGTGCGCCAGTATTCATGAATGGTGATGATAAAGAAAATATATTTACCGTTGATGGTATGAACTTTGAAAAGATGAATATAGGATGCTTGGATTCACAATACAATCTTGTATTTATGCTTGAAGAGTGCTCAGATAAAGTAATTGTTAAGTGTCAATTTAAGGATGCAGTATATGAAGACAAAGCAATAGAGGTTTTATTAGATAGCTATGAGACACTACTTGAAAGCATTTTAACTAAACCTAAACTTCCAATTAAAGACCATAGCATTTCTAAAAATATACCAGCAAATGAAACTAGTGTCGAAATGCAAGGGATCAAATATCATCAATATCTTGAGTATTTCGCTGAAAAGCTTCCAGAAAAACTAGCTGTAAGCTATGATGGAGAAAATATTTCCTATGCCGAGCTCAACCGTAGAAGTAATATTTTAGCAAAAAAACTTATTCAGTATACTCAAGGAAAAAATATTGCTGTCGGTGTTGCAGTAGAAAAATCCCAGGTATTTTTAACAAGTATATTTGCTATTATGAAAGCAGGAGCTTACTATGTTCCATTAGATAAGAATTATCCACGTGAGCGATTGCAGTATATAGTGGATAATTCTGGTATGAAGTTTTTAGTTTCAGATGGAACTTTTGATGATATGGGATTAGATTATTCTAAAGTTACCGTAGTATCTCCAGTTATCACAGATGAAGTTTCTTCTAATCTTACTGTTAATAACGGCCTAGCAAGTACTGCTTATATGATTTATACTTCTGGAACAACTGGTAGACCAAAAGGTGTCAAAGTCACACATGCAGGAGTTGAAAATGTTGTAAAAGAGCAAGAACGTCTGTTCAATGTTAATTCAAAGGATAGAGTTACATTCTTTGCTTCTGTGTGTTTTGATGCTTCTGTTTTTGATATCTTAATGGCCATTGGACATGGAGCTACTTTAGTATTCTCTTCCCGAGAAAAAATGGGAACGGGTGTGAGGTTACACGGTTTTCTTAAAGATGAACAAATAACTGTTACAACCTTACCTTCATCAGTTTTAGCATCAATGGAAAATGAGAATCTTCCAGATTTAAGAGTTATTGTAACTGCTGGGGAGCCTTGTACAGATGATATCAAGAATAATTGGTGTATAGATCATGAATTTTATAATGCGTATGGGGTCACAGAAGCGACAATATGGAATACAACAAGTAAATGCGATGTAAATAAAAAGGTAATGATCGGAAAACCAATAGCCAATACTGATTTACGTATTGTAAATCAAGATGGAAATTTTTGCCCTAAAGGAGTTACAGGTGAATTGTTAATTGGTGGAATATCATTAGCGGAAGGATATGCTGGATTAAAGGAATTAAATGAAAAACGCTTTATCTATATAGAAGGAAATCGTTTTTATAGAACAGGGGATCTGGTTCGATTAGACTATTCAGGTGAAATTGATTATGTTGCACGAGCTGATAATCAAGTTAAAATCCATGGTTATAGAATTGAATTAGAGGAAATTGAAAAAGTAATTCAGAATCTTTCCAAGGTAAAAAATGCAATTGTTCTTCTTATACAAAAAGGTAATGATAAACAACTTGTTTCTTACGTAGAGCCAAAACCGCAGGAGAATTTGTCAGAACAAAATCTTAGAAATGATTTAGAACCTATTTTGCCACATTATATGATTCCTGATAAGGTATTTCTGACAGAATATATGCCGCTAACGCAAAATGGGAAAATTGACCGCGAACGCTTAAAACAACAAGCTCTGGAAGAAAGTCAAAATCGGAATGTCATTTTACCAGCAACTCCAAAAGAAGTTGCAGTAGTAGCGGTCCTCCAAAAGTATGTGGAAAATGATGAGATTTCAATGACAGATACTCTATTAGAATTGGGAATTGACTCGATCAATATCTATAATTTGATGGTAGATATTGAAAAAGAATTTGGAGTGGACTTAAAGATTGAGGACTTGCTCAAAAATATAAGTGTATCTGCATTATGCCAGATTATTTATGATGAAAACAATCAGTCAAACCTTATTCTACAGAAAAAACCACAAGATGTACCAACTAGATTATCTGAAAAACAAAAGGGAATTTGGATTGCTAGTCAATTGAAAAAGGAAACACGTGAATATAATATTCCGATTGCTTTAAAATTAACTGGTACATTGGATAAATCAGCTTTGAATAAAGCTTTGAATAAGATTGTGGAGCGACATAATATATTACATACTAGATACTATCTATCTGGTGATGATATCTTATGTGATTTAGATGATAACTTTTCTTTTGAGATTCCAGTTGAAAATATATCAGAGTTAACAACTGAACAAAAACATCTTAAAATTCAACGTGAAATCACAGCTATGAAGCTTGTTAATTTAAGGCCTGATGAATATCCATTATTCAAGGTTAAGCTTTTACAAGCAACTGCTGATGAGCATTATTTCTTGTTTACAATTCATCATTTTATCGCAGATGGATGGTCATTCAAGATTATCTTTACTGAGCTTAAGCATTATTATAACTTTTATCGTACTGGAACGAATTTTGAAGAAGAACCTTTGGAATATCAATATGAGGATATCGGCTATACAGAGTACATTAAGCATGATGAAGAACTTGATAAAAAACGTGAAACCTATTGGCAAAACAAATTTGAAAATGAAAATTCTATTCTCAGTATGCCCGAAGATTATCCACGTCCTCTTGTTATGGATCACGTAGGTAGAAATGTTTATACAATTATAAATTCTAGAAAGTATGCAGAAGTTGAAAAGTTTGCACAGCAACATGGAATAACCGTATTTAGCTTCATGACTTCAATTTTGGGAATTTTACTTAGAAGATATTCTGGAAAAGAAAGCATTAATATTGGTTTCCCAATGCTTGGTCGTGATAATAAATACAGTCAAAAAATGATTGGAATGTTTATCGATACGACCGTTGCTAAGCTGAATGTAGATCCAAATCTCAATTTTAAAGAATATCTTAATACGGTGGCGAATGAAATTATTTCTTCTATGGATATGGGAGAAATTGGTTTGAATCGTATTGTTGAAGCTGCCAATCCTCCTCGGAGTTCTGATAATACTCAACTATTTCAAGTACTCATCAATATGATTGATTTTAACATTGATGTAAATGGTTTAGATGGTTTGACATTAGATGTTATAGAAGATGATGTTCAAGAAGCTAAGTATGATTTTACATTCTATCTTACAGAAAATACAGATGGTCTTCAAATAAGATTGAATTACTATTCAAGCGTATATAGTCAAGAAACAGCACAACTCATTTTAAATCAGTATGTTTGGTTAATTGAAACGATTATTGAAGATGCTTCTAGAAGAGTTGGTGAGTATAGGCTAGCAAAGAAAATAGCTTTTTCTGAAGGTATGATGACTAAAAATTGTAATGATTCGAATTTGTTAGCTTATACAGCGCTAGAAAACATTACAAATAATAGCGAAGGGCTTAACTTTGAATACAGAAATAAAGTCTACCATAGTAGAGATATCCAAGAACAAGCAACTCAAATTTTCGAAGAACTTAAAAATAGGAATGTTCCTAAAGGATGTGTCATTGCCATCAGTGGTTTAAGAGAACCACGAATGATCGCTGCCATTTTAGCCGTTTTGAAATGTGAATCCTTATTTACAATTATTGATTCACAGTGGCCAAAGGGAAAGATTGACGAAGCCTTGCAGGCAACAAATAGTTCGTACTTTATTGATTTAATGGACCGTGAAACTAAAGTTCTAGAAGTACAATCACAAAAAGTACAATACTCACTTAATGATAGCAGTTATATTGCTATGACTTCTGGTACTACAGGGAAACCTAAAGCTATTTTAGGAAGTAATAGTACAGTTAATCATTTTATTGATTGGGAAATTCATCACTTTGATTTAAATTCTAATGATAGGTTTGCTATACTTTCAGGAATTTCGCATGATCCGATTTTAAGAGATATATTTGTACCTTTAACATTGGGTGCGTCACTTGTTTTTCCAGATGAATCCGAGTTGGTTCAAAATGATTTATTCAGATATTTAAAAGAAAGTAATATTAGTGTTGCTAACATTACTCCAAGCTTAGCTGAAGCGATTATTTTAGGGGCTAAACGCCATCCAAACAAAAAACTGTCACACCTTCGCTTCTTATTTTTTGGAGGCGAAAGGTTGAGGAAATCAACAGTTCAAGCTCTAAAAAAGATTGCACCAAATTGTCGAATTGTTAATTATTATGGAACAACAGAAACACCGCAAGGAATGTCATTTATTGAGTATAGTGAGGAAGCTCTTAATAGTTTAGGAGAATATCTGCCAATAGGACCTGGTATTGACGATGTTAAGATTGTGTTAACAGATGAATCAGGTGAAGAGGTATCTATTGGAGAAATTGGGACAGTTCATGTATGTACAAAGTATTTGGCTAAAGGGTACTTGACAGAAAATTCAAATCAAATCACCCCATTTTCATCTCAGTCCAATATTTATAATACTGGAGATCTTGGCCGTTATAGACTAGATGACAGTATTGATATTTTAGGGAGAAAAGACGGTCAGATAAAACGATACGGACAGCGAATTGAACTTGGTGAAATTGAAAGTGCAGTGACACGCTACGGTGATGTAGATTATGCTAAAGCGCTTTTCTACAAAGATAATATCTATGTTTTTGTAACTACAGTTAATGAATTTGATGAGCAAAAGTGTAAGGATAGTCTTCTTAATTATCTTCCTGTATATATGATACCAAGTAGGATTATAACGATACCTTCTATTCCGCTAACAAGAAATGGAAAAATTGATAGCAGACAACTTGAAAAACTAATCGATAATACTAGTGCTTTGGTTGTTGATAAACAAGTTTTATCAGAAACAGAAAAAATGGTTAAAACAGCCTGGGAAGAAGTTCTTGAACTTCATATGATTCCGTCTGACAAAGCATTTTTTGAGGTTGGTGGGACTTCTATGAAGCTTTTAACCTTACAACAAAACTTAGAAGAACAATTCCAAAGAGAAATCCCGATAACGGTCTTATTTAATAATCCGACAATTAGAGCCTTATCTAAATATTTAGATAAAGATAAAAAACAAGCAGAAAGCAACATACAATCTGCTTTTGAAGAAGCTCAACAGCGTAGGAAGAAAGCAACATTATTTATGAAACATAATGCTAAAAGGAACTAA